From a region of the Petrotoga sibirica DSM 13575 genome:
- a CDS encoding asparagine synthase-related protein, with product MSGIAGTTAKDKKIVNKILNRIQHRGPKSTWVEEGEKATIGCCLLSSEETAKERVFTKEGNGISVLDGHLYHEDNLHLEAAFLILENYRKFGKKFASYLDGDFAFAIDDRNDLILGRDYIGSHPLYYGFNNNELYFSSEAKGLVGIVKEIEELEPGHLFSLKDGVLPYSTFFESVPSFKTPQDAAKILKELLEKAVKRNMSDGFVDGALLSGGLDSSIIAYTASKYQNPIKTFTIGVSQNGDLPRATEMAEFIGSSHYWKIFDKQKIENILPKAIYHLESFEESCVHGAVAHYLTAKFAREKGANCLLCGEGADELLGGYHELKQAESNQEMDNFFDDLMSNAYRTGLQRLDRSFSAHGIEYRTPFLDRRVVNFCNQIPNEWKIYGPEKIEKWILRKTYEHDLPNNIVNRRKEPFANGSGVSDIIKDISQQKVSEFERRPSTFQNLDVDWEFTSPAEFYYYRLFKEFFPDKSYERLVTRWNPLLN from the coding sequence GTGTCAGGTATTGCCGGAACAACAGCTAAAGACAAGAAAATTGTTAATAAAATATTGAACAGGATTCAACACCGAGGTCCAAAATCAACATGGGTAGAAGAAGGAGAAAAAGCAACTATAGGTTGCTGCTTGCTTTCATCAGAGGAAACAGCAAAAGAGCGAGTTTTTACAAAAGAAGGAAACGGTATTTCTGTTTTAGATGGGCATCTCTACCACGAAGATAATTTACATCTTGAAGCGGCATTCTTAATACTTGAAAATTATAGAAAATTTGGGAAAAAATTTGCAAGCTATTTAGATGGTGATTTTGCTTTCGCAATCGATGACAGAAATGATCTTATTTTAGGCCGAGATTACATCGGTTCTCATCCCCTATATTATGGCTTTAATAATAATGAACTTTATTTTTCCTCGGAAGCAAAGGGTCTTGTTGGTATAGTTAAGGAGATTGAAGAACTAGAACCTGGACACTTATTTTCATTAAAAGACGGCGTTCTACCTTATTCGACTTTCTTTGAAAGTGTCCCTTCCTTTAAAACACCGCAAGATGCGGCTAAAATACTGAAGGAATTATTAGAGAAGGCTGTTAAACGCAATATGTCAGATGGTTTTGTGGATGGAGCTTTACTTAGCGGCGGATTGGATAGCAGTATTATCGCTTATACCGCTTCTAAATATCAAAATCCCATCAAGACCTTCACAATAGGCGTTTCTCAAAATGGCGATCTTCCACGGGCAACCGAAATGGCAGAATTTATTGGTTCTTCTCATTATTGGAAAATCTTTGATAAACAAAAAATTGAAAATATTCTCCCAAAAGCTATTTATCATTTAGAATCTTTCGAAGAATCTTGTGTTCATGGCGCAGTGGCGCATTATTTAACAGCGAAATTTGCCCGTGAAAAGGGAGCAAATTGTTTGTTGTGCGGTGAAGGAGCAGATGAGCTTTTAGGAGGTTATCACGAACTAAAGCAAGCAGAGTCAAATCAAGAGATGGATAATTTTTTTGATGATTTAATGTCTAACGCCTACCGTACTGGACTCCAAAGACTCGATAGATCCTTCTCAGCTCATGGAATCGAATATCGCACTCCTTTTCTTGATAGACGTGTGGTGAATTTTTGTAATCAAATACCAAATGAATGGAAAATTTATGGACCTGAAAAAATTGAAAAATGGATCTTAAGAAAAACTTATGAACATGATTTACCTAACAACATTGTAAATCGAAGAAAAGAACCCTTTGCTAATGGTAGCGGTGTATCTGATATCATAAAAGATATTTCACAACAGAAAGTCTCAGAATTTGAAAGAAGGCCGAGTACATTTCAAAATTTAGATGTTGATTGGGAGTTTACATCTCCCGCTGAGTTTTATTATTACCGTTTATTTAAAGAATTCTTTCCAGATAAATCTTATGAACGTTTAGTAACCAGATGGAATCCCTTATTAAATTGA
- a CDS encoding glycine betaine ABC transporter substrate-binding protein, with translation MLTLKKLTMLVLVVVFSLTALFGATLTVGASNFTEQYIFGELISALLEENNFNIDKRFGLNTLVRRTGMLNGQIDISADYTGTAWTTYYHKEELIYDPVELYNQVKSIDKEKGLVWLDLTSINNSYALAMKRESAESLGIDTISELAEYVNDHPGEMKIAIDYEFFEGAMNIFEMAETYNMNISKNDVKTMQWGLTYESLNQGDADITMVFTTDSQLLKYDLKVLEDDKHFFPFYHVAVVVREDTLEKYPEIAEILRPFAMYLNQDIIIRLNYLVDVEGVEPEVVARDYLEGLGLID, from the coding sequence GTGTTAACTTTGAAAAAATTGACAATGCTTGTGTTGGTCGTTGTATTTTCTTTAACTGCGCTTTTTGGTGCAACTTTAACCGTAGGTGCTTCAAATTTCACGGAACAGTACATATTTGGTGAACTCATATCTGCTTTACTTGAAGAAAACAATTTTAATATCGATAAAAGATTTGGCTTAAATACTTTAGTGAGAAGAACAGGTATGTTGAACGGCCAAATAGATATTTCCGCAGATTATACAGGAACAGCCTGGACAACGTATTATCATAAAGAGGAATTGATTTACGACCCAGTAGAATTATACAACCAAGTTAAAAGCATAGATAAAGAAAAAGGGTTAGTATGGCTAGATCTAACCAGTATAAACAACTCATATGCCCTGGCTATGAAAAGGGAAAGCGCAGAAAGTTTAGGCATTGATACCATATCTGAACTTGCCGAATATGTAAATGATCATCCTGGGGAAATGAAAATAGCAATTGACTATGAATTCTTCGAAGGTGCAATGAATATTTTCGAAATGGCAGAAACATACAACATGAACATATCCAAAAATGATGTTAAAACTATGCAGTGGGGTTTAACCTATGAGTCTTTGAATCAAGGAGATGCTGATATAACAATGGTCTTTACCACCGATTCTCAGCTACTGAAATACGACTTAAAGGTTTTGGAAGACGATAAACATTTCTTCCCTTTTTATCATGTAGCTGTTGTGGTGAGAGAAGATACTTTAGAAAAATATCCTGAGATAGCAGAAATATTGAGACCTTTTGCTATGTACTTAAACCAAGATATAATCATAAGGTTAAATTATTTAGTAGATGTTGAGGGTGTTGAACCAGAAGTTGTTGCAAGAGATTATTTAGAAGGTTTAGGCTTGATAGATTAA
- a CDS encoding methionine ABC transporter permease, which yields MIQDLFIATLETLYMTFVSGFIAVLLGIPLGIALYMLSKSDKKAAKTWYSVLDWIVNIFRSIPFIILIILIIPLTRLLTGTIIGSTAAIVPLSIAAIPFMARLAETSFNNLSQGLLDTSVSMGMTNRQFIFKVLLPETAPEMVSNITLLVINLITYTAIAGAVGAGGLGAMAINYGYQRFRMDVLLYDVAILIFLTQITQFVGSRLSNSLRK from the coding sequence ATGATCCAAGATCTCTTTATAGCTACTCTTGAAACGTTATACATGACCTTCGTTTCTGGCTTTATAGCCGTTTTGTTAGGTATTCCGTTGGGAATTGCGCTCTACATGTTGTCTAAGAGTGATAAGAAAGCTGCAAAAACCTGGTATTCCGTTTTAGATTGGATTGTAAATATATTTAGATCAATACCTTTTATCATCCTTATTATTTTGATAATCCCTTTAACAAGATTATTAACAGGAACGATAATCGGTTCAACCGCAGCAATTGTGCCATTGTCTATAGCAGCGATTCCTTTTATGGCAAGATTGGCTGAAACTTCTTTTAACAATCTTTCACAAGGGTTACTAGATACATCTGTATCTATGGGTATGACCAACAGACAGTTTATATTTAAAGTATTATTACCTGAGACTGCCCCGGAGATGGTTTCAAATATTACTTTGTTGGTTATAAACTTAATAACTTACACAGCTATAGCAGGAGCTGTGGGAGCCGGAGGCCTTGGGGCAATGGCGATAAATTACGGATATCAAAGGTTTAGAATGGATGTTCTTCTATACGACGTGGCAATATTAATCTTCTTGACTCAGATAACCCAATTTGTTGGTTCAAGATTGTCGAACTCTTTAAGAAAATAA
- a CDS encoding methionine ABC transporter ATP-binding protein has product MLKIKNLNLIYDNKNHVLKNVNFTVEDGEILGIIGLSGAGKTSLLRTMNLLQAPTSGEIFLDKVDLTKLNNNQLRNVRKKISIVFQHFNLLSSRTVFENVSLPLEIEKLPKKEIEIRVNKILKDVNLLHKKDSYPSLLSGGEKQRTAIARALINNPDIILFDEPTSSLDPSTTQRILDLILEINKSMKKSILIVTHEMDVIKKICDKVVYLKNGTVDFFGKVHEFFIEKENELNKEFYQEINVDWKRVKEVVKGENDRLIKVVFWGEKTHEPILHNITKKYDITLNILYGKIEHLKDNPYGTLIVEVISTQREMEKFLEELSANVYKVEVLK; this is encoded by the coding sequence TTGTTAAAAATAAAAAATCTTAATCTCATATATGATAACAAAAATCATGTCTTAAAAAACGTAAATTTTACAGTTGAAGATGGAGAAATTCTGGGGATTATTGGTCTATCCGGAGCGGGGAAAACGTCTCTTTTGAGAACGATGAACCTGCTCCAAGCTCCTACTTCCGGGGAGATTTTCTTGGATAAAGTAGATCTAACAAAATTAAATAATAACCAATTGAGAAACGTGAGAAAAAAGATTAGTATAGTATTCCAACATTTCAACTTGTTGAGTTCTAGAACGGTATTTGAAAATGTATCTCTTCCCCTTGAAATTGAAAAATTGCCTAAAAAGGAAATAGAAATTCGTGTTAATAAGATATTGAAAGATGTGAATCTCCTTCATAAAAAGGATTCTTATCCTTCCCTGTTATCGGGAGGAGAGAAACAAAGAACAGCTATAGCAAGGGCATTGATAAATAATCCTGATATTATTTTGTTTGATGAGCCCACATCATCTTTAGATCCAAGTACAACACAAAGAATTTTAGATCTCATATTAGAAATCAATAAGAGTATGAAAAAATCAATTTTGATTGTTACTCATGAAATGGACGTGATCAAAAAGATTTGTGATAAGGTGGTTTATTTAAAAAATGGAACGGTTGATTTTTTTGGTAAAGTCCACGAATTTTTTATTGAAAAAGAAAATGAACTGAATAAAGAATTTTATCAAGAAATAAACGTAGATTGGAAAAGGGTAAAAGAGGTTGTTAAAGGAGAAAACGATAGATTGATAAAGGTAGTTTTTTGGGGAGAAAAAACTCATGAACCTATCTTACATAATATCACCAAAAAATATGACATCACATTGAACATACTCTACGGTAAGATAGAACATTTGAAAGACAATCCGTATGGAACTTTAATAGTCGAGGTTATTTCTACGCAAAGGGAAATGGAAAAGTTTTTAGAAGAGCTCTCTGCCAATGTTTACAAAGTTGAGGTGTTGAAATAA
- a CDS encoding MetQ/NlpA family ABC transporter substrate-binding protein, translating into MKRSKCVLKVLVSLFIFLTLFFVEGYALFGFGGNTFKVGATPVPHAEILEFIKDDFKEKTGVELQIVIFTDYVQPNLALEDGSIDANYFQHEPYLETFKRERKLPDLVSVAKIHVEPMGFYLKKDLNVLKKGDLIIIPNDVTNEGRSLLLLQEYGVIKLREREDPLVATIKDIVENPYGLVFKELEAPYLPRTYKEDKNVVGAVINTNYAIEAGLNPLEDAVFYEGAQSPYANIITVKESRVDDELVKALIKVLTTDKVRKFIIENYNGAVVPVF; encoded by the coding sequence ATGAAAAGAAGTAAGTGTGTATTAAAGGTTTTGGTTTCATTATTTATTTTTTTAACATTGTTTTTCGTTGAAGGATATGCTTTATTTGGCTTTGGTGGGAATACGTTCAAAGTTGGAGCTACTCCAGTTCCGCACGCTGAGATTTTAGAGTTTATAAAAGATGATTTTAAAGAAAAAACTGGTGTAGAGCTTCAGATAGTAATTTTCACGGATTATGTTCAACCCAATTTGGCTTTGGAAGACGGTTCTATAGATGCGAATTATTTTCAGCATGAACCATATTTAGAAACTTTTAAAAGGGAACGCAAGTTGCCAGACTTGGTGTCTGTTGCTAAGATCCATGTTGAACCTATGGGGTTTTATTTGAAAAAAGATTTAAATGTCCTTAAAAAAGGCGATTTAATCATAATTCCTAACGATGTTACCAACGAAGGTAGATCTTTGTTGCTTCTTCAAGAATATGGAGTGATTAAGCTTAGGGAGAGAGAGGATCCTTTAGTGGCAACTATCAAGGATATTGTTGAAAATCCATACGGTTTGGTATTCAAAGAGCTTGAAGCACCGTATTTGCCCAGGACTTATAAGGAAGATAAAAATGTTGTTGGGGCAGTAATTAACACAAATTATGCTATAGAAGCAGGGCTAAACCCATTGGAAGATGCGGTATTCTACGAAGGAGCCCAATCTCCATATGCCAACATAATAACTGTAAAGGAAAGCCGTGTCGACGATGAACTAGTAAAAGCTTTGATTAAAGTTTTAACAACCGATAAGGTTAGAAAATTTATTATAGAGAATTATAATGGTGCCGTAGTACCTGTATTTTGA
- a CDS encoding FprA family A-type flavoprotein codes for MNVSIKISDSIYYVGVNDRDTQLFESLWPLDRGVSYNSYLILDEKTALIDTVKEWKVTEFFDKIRKLLNGKPLDYLIINHMEPDHSGAIPELLQKFPNLKIVGNRTTFQFIENLYMVKDNFHEIKDGESLNLGKHNLRFYLTPMVHWPETMMTYDETDKILFSGDAFGGFGTLDGGIFDDEVKIDFFEDEIRRYFSNIVGKFSPMVQRALNKLNEANIDIKIIASTHGPIWRKNPDRIYSLYDKWSKYETEEGVVIAYGSMYGNTEEMADYVARKLAEEGIKKIKIMNVSKTHISYIINEIWRYKGLILGSSTYNQGLFPYMESLVQWLAHTNIKNHVLGIFGTYGWSGGGVSTIVKYNEQMKWPLVTEPVEARLSAKEEDFKKLSELAKAMAKEIKLA; via the coding sequence ATGAATGTTTCCATAAAAATTAGCGACAGTATTTACTATGTTGGGGTAAACGACAGAGACACTCAGCTTTTTGAAAGTTTATGGCCTCTTGATAGAGGGGTTAGTTATAATTCTTATTTAATCTTAGATGAAAAAACAGCTTTAATCGATACGGTTAAAGAATGGAAAGTGACTGAGTTTTTTGATAAAATTAGAAAACTTTTAAACGGTAAACCTCTTGATTATTTAATCATCAATCATATGGAGCCTGATCATTCTGGGGCGATTCCAGAACTTTTGCAAAAATTTCCCAATTTAAAAATTGTGGGTAACAGAACTACTTTTCAATTTATAGAAAACCTTTATATGGTTAAAGATAATTTTCATGAGATAAAAGATGGTGAATCTCTGAATTTAGGAAAGCATAATCTGAGGTTTTACCTAACTCCAATGGTTCATTGGCCAGAAACGATGATGACTTATGATGAAACGGATAAAATTTTGTTCTCAGGTGATGCCTTTGGTGGATTTGGGACCTTAGACGGGGGAATATTCGACGATGAAGTAAAAATAGATTTCTTTGAAGATGAAATCAGAAGATATTTTTCTAATATAGTTGGAAAGTTCTCTCCTATGGTACAAAGGGCCTTAAATAAATTGAATGAAGCTAATATAGATATAAAAATAATCGCTTCTACACATGGACCAATTTGGAGAAAAAATCCAGACAGAATTTACTCTTTGTATGATAAATGGAGTAAATACGAAACCGAAGAAGGTGTAGTAATAGCTTATGGTTCGATGTATGGTAATACAGAAGAAATGGCAGATTATGTGGCAAGAAAATTGGCTGAAGAGGGCATTAAAAAGATCAAAATAATGAATGTATCAAAAACGCATATTTCTTATATAATTAACGAGATTTGGAGGTACAAAGGGCTAATACTTGGAAGCTCAACGTATAACCAAGGTCTTTTTCCTTATATGGAATCGTTAGTTCAATGGTTGGCTCATACCAATATAAAAAATCATGTTTTAGGTATCTTTGGTACATATGGTTGGAGCGGAGGCGGAGTATCTACTATAGTTAAGTACAATGAGCAAATGAAATGGCCGCTTGTTACTGAACCGGTTGAAGCAAGGTTATCTGCAAAAGAGGAAGATTTTAAGAAATTAAGTGAATTGGCAAAAGCGATGGCAAAAGAGATAAAATTGGCTTGA
- the zwf gene encoding glucose-6-phosphate dehydrogenase: MEQITKHLSRKNICEEIKPGASSLIIFGASGDLTFRKLIPSIYTLFKKNLLPNEFFLLGVARSKFTAEEYRQEIKNRLLEENEDNFIISKFIEKVFYTSGFYDDDSLYLELKNKLNYFDKIFNTHENHLFYLSTPPNVYLEIIKRLGKFNLTKESENSYSRIIIEKPFGSNFNTSKELDEELHKYLNETQIYRIDHYLGKETVQNIMMLRFANIVFEPIWNYKYIDNVQITVAETLGVEHRAGYFEQAGLLRDMFQNHMMQLLTLVAMEPPASLEDTSVRDEKTKLLKAIRPFEKEKIDEYFVRGQYIDGMINGKEVPAYTEEKNVDPHSFVETFVASKFLIDNWRWSGIPFYLRAGKRLKRKVTEIAIIFKDVPHSIFAKNDITLEKNALILNIQPDEGFSLKIQAKQPGSKLCLNTLTMDFNYDEFFKFKGPDAYERLLLDAMLGDQTLFVRSDAMEISWKIFTPVLEKWEEEKHNGLRLYKSGTWGPKESFELLEKDNRSWRNLDFESEDLYASKVF; encoded by the coding sequence ATGGAACAAATAACAAAACATCTTTCAAGAAAAAATATTTGTGAAGAAATAAAACCCGGGGCCTCTTCCTTAATAATATTTGGAGCCTCAGGAGATTTAACTTTTAGAAAATTAATCCCTTCTATATATACGTTGTTCAAAAAGAACCTTTTACCCAACGAATTTTTCTTACTGGGAGTAGCTAGGTCTAAATTCACCGCGGAGGAATACCGCCAAGAAATAAAAAATAGATTATTGGAAGAAAACGAAGATAACTTTATAATTTCAAAATTCATTGAAAAAGTTTTTTATACTTCAGGTTTCTACGACGATGATTCCCTGTACCTGGAACTAAAAAATAAACTAAATTATTTCGATAAAATCTTTAACACCCACGAAAATCATCTTTTTTATCTTTCAACCCCTCCAAATGTCTATTTAGAAATAATTAAACGTTTGGGGAAGTTTAACTTGACCAAAGAAAGTGAAAATTCTTATTCAAGAATAATAATAGAAAAACCTTTTGGCAGTAATTTTAACACATCCAAAGAATTAGACGAGGAACTTCATAAGTATCTAAATGAAACCCAAATATACAGAATTGACCATTATCTTGGTAAAGAGACCGTTCAAAATATAATGATGCTCAGATTTGCAAACATTGTTTTTGAACCCATATGGAATTACAAATACATAGATAACGTCCAGATAACCGTGGCTGAAACATTAGGCGTAGAACATAGGGCTGGATACTTTGAACAAGCTGGCTTATTACGAGACATGTTTCAAAACCATATGATGCAGCTTTTAACTTTGGTAGCAATGGAACCTCCTGCTTCCCTTGAAGATACAAGCGTTAGGGACGAAAAGACAAAACTATTGAAAGCTATAAGACCCTTTGAAAAAGAGAAGATAGATGAATACTTTGTAAGAGGCCAATATATTGACGGAATGATCAATGGAAAAGAAGTTCCTGCTTATACAGAAGAAAAGAATGTTGATCCACACTCTTTTGTAGAAACATTTGTAGCGTCTAAATTTTTAATCGACAATTGGAGATGGAGCGGGATACCTTTTTATTTAAGGGCAGGCAAAAGATTGAAAAGAAAGGTTACAGAAATCGCCATAATCTTTAAAGACGTTCCCCATTCGATATTTGCTAAAAACGATATAACATTAGAGAAAAATGCCCTCATTCTAAATATACAACCAGACGAAGGGTTTTCACTGAAGATCCAAGCCAAACAACCCGGTTCCAAGCTTTGTTTAAATACATTAACTATGGATTTCAATTATGACGAATTCTTCAAATTCAAAGGTCCTGATGCATATGAAAGGCTTCTTTTGGACGCCATGTTGGGTGATCAAACACTTTTTGTAAGAAGTGACGCTATGGAAATTTCTTGGAAAATCTTCACCCCTGTTTTAGAAAAATGGGAAGAAGAAAAACATAATGGGCTGAGATTATACAAAAGTGGTACCTGGGGACCAAAAGAATCTTTTGAGTTATTAGAAAAAGATAATAGAAGTTGGCGAAACTTAGACTTTGAAAGTGAGGATTTATATGCAAGCAAAGTTTTTTGA
- the pgl gene encoding 6-phosphogluconolactonase produces MQAKFFEDPQKFQKETANLIYKLYKKSIEENKLFTLMLSGGRTPLPVYEELASEYKDKINWEKVHIFWGDERYVDQKSEESNFKWAHDLLISKINISSNNVHRIKTELPIEKATQEYVKKIINFFGQQNPIFDLILLGIGEDGHTASLFPSSDTLKESKKLFTVTPPSGTPKLPRITATYKLLNKARNILFLSSYKGKEKVIDEILNHPKIAEEKFPAAKVKVKNTYFFIKI; encoded by the coding sequence ATGCAAGCAAAGTTTTTTGAAGATCCCCAAAAGTTCCAAAAAGAGACCGCAAACCTAATTTATAAACTGTATAAAAAAAGCATAGAAGAAAATAAATTATTCACCTTAATGCTCTCAGGCGGAAGAACACCACTTCCTGTTTATGAAGAATTAGCATCAGAGTACAAAGATAAAATAAATTGGGAGAAGGTCCACATTTTTTGGGGAGACGAAAGATACGTCGATCAAAAAAGTGAAGAAAGTAATTTCAAATGGGCACACGATTTGCTAATAAGCAAAATTAATATCTCTTCAAACAATGTACACAGGATAAAAACAGAACTGCCTATAGAAAAAGCAACACAAGAGTACGTAAAAAAAATAATCAACTTTTTTGGACAACAAAATCCTATTTTTGATCTGATACTACTAGGAATAGGAGAAGATGGCCACACAGCATCTTTGTTCCCTTCAAGTGACACTTTAAAAGAAAGCAAAAAGCTCTTCACAGTCACACCACCTTCTGGAACACCTAAATTACCAAGAATTACAGCCACGTACAAATTGCTGAACAAGGCAAGAAATATCCTTTTTCTAAGTTCATACAAAGGGAAAGAGAAAGTAATAGATGAAATCCTAAACCACCCTAAGATAGCAGAAGAAAAATTTCCAGCTGCAAAGGTTAAAGTTAAGAATACTTATTTTTTCATAAAAATATAG
- a CDS encoding DUF554 domain-containing protein produces the protein MFNIAVIVNTLAVLIGGTLGTLVGNKLPDNLRLILFQSVGITTFLIGVGMGLDASNLIVVLVSLALGGVIGELLRIEKGLGKLANIVERSQGETPFVRGFITATVLFVIGPMTIIGCLNAGLSGDNSVIFLKSVLDGISSMILASAYGVGVTFSAVSVFLIQGSIVSLAGMLSFLSNPYYLNDFTAVGGAMIIAIGIRLLEIKDIKVGNFLPSLIIVVLINYILTFFGRF, from the coding sequence ATGTTCAACATAGCTGTCATAGTTAACACTTTAGCCGTTTTAATTGGAGGCACACTGGGAACGCTTGTAGGAAATAAATTGCCGGATAATTTGAGACTGATTTTATTTCAAAGTGTTGGTATAACTACCTTTTTGATTGGAGTAGGGATGGGGTTAGATGCAAGCAATTTGATCGTGGTTTTAGTATCTTTGGCGCTTGGAGGAGTAATTGGAGAATTATTGAGAATAGAAAAAGGTCTAGGAAAATTGGCAAACATCGTTGAAAGGTCACAAGGAGAAACACCGTTTGTAAGAGGATTTATTACCGCTACCGTTCTTTTTGTCATCGGACCTATGACGATAATTGGATGTCTAAATGCTGGTCTTTCAGGAGACAACTCTGTTATTTTCTTAAAATCTGTTCTTGATGGAATTTCTTCTATGATCTTAGCCTCGGCGTATGGAGTAGGGGTTACATTCTCTGCTGTGAGTGTTTTCTTAATTCAAGGTTCTATAGTTAGTTTAGCTGGGATGCTTTCCTTCCTTTCAAATCCTTATTATTTGAACGATTTTACAGCCGTAGGAGGAGCAATGATAATCGCCATTGGAATAAGACTTTTGGAGATAAAAGATATAAAAGTAGGAAACTTCCTTCCTTCTTTGATAATTGTTGTCTTGATAAATTATATTCTTACCTTTTTTGGCAGGTTTTGA